The window AGTAACAGGAGAAACTTTTCCTTCCTTATCAGCAATATTTTGAGAAGTAGAAGAAATTTCCACAGTATATTTATCAGTTACATCAACACCGTTGGCATTGGTTACTTTTACAAAGTCAGCGATTTTATCGCCACCAACAAATTTAGTCTTTGTCAATTGAATGTTGCTAACTTCTCCGACTTCATAAGTGAATTCTGCTGATGAATCTTCTTTTAATTCAGCACCAGAAACGGATTTTACGCCATTAGCTGTTACTTTATAAGTAGTTTTATCATCTAAGGATTGGTTAAATGTTAATGTAACTTCCTTTTTATTATTTTCATTAACTTCTGCTTTTACAACTGCTAACCCGTTATCTACAGTGAAGTTAGTAGCATCAGCTTGTCCAACTTCATTAGAGAAAGTAACAACAGCTTGTGTAGAGTTAATAGCTTTTACACTTACAACCTTAGGAGCTGCTGCTTTTACAACCACATTAACAGAAGCTTTCAGATCAGTACCGTCAACTGTACCTTCAACTTTGTAAGTACCTGGTTTAGAAGTATCCAGTTTAGAAGTATCCCATTTTACAGATGCTTCTTTTTCGGATTTATCAGTGTAAACAACGGTTACTTTTTCTGGAAGTTTAACATCTTCTAATTTTGTTCCTTCGTCTACTGTGATGTCGTCAATAGCTTTGATGCTATCAACTTTTTTATAGTTCATTGCTTTATAAAGCAATTTTGCGAAGTCACCACGAGTGATCTTTTGAGTTGTTCCGTATGTAGTATCGGAAGTACCACCAGTGATTCCAGCACCGTAAAGAGCTTCAATGTAAGGTTTGAAGTCAGCTGTTAAATCTTTGAAAGGTGTTTCTTTCGCTTCATCTTTCAAAGTAGGATAAGCGTTAACTAAGATTTTTGCCATTTGACCGCGTGTAAGTGGAGAATTCGGATCGAATTTATCTTTAGAAACCCCACTGATGATTCCTTTAGCCACAAGTGCGTTTACAGCACCTTTAATCTTGCTGTTCACATCTTTGAACCGGCATCGGGAGCATTTTTCGTGTCAAGCTCTAACGCTTTAGCGATGATAACAGCTGCATCGCCGCGTTTTAAAGGTTTGTACGTACCGAATTCAGTTTTGCTGACTCCCTTGACGATGTTTTTGCTATACAACGCACCTACTGCTTCTGCATAGTTTTTGTTTACATCGCCAAACGGCAGATTTTCAGCAGCAAATGCCGGCGTTACAGCCGTTGCTACCAATGTTGCTGTTGCAGCCGTAGCCACAAATTTGCGATAAGACTTTGGTTGGTAAGCCATTCACTATTTCCTCCCCGTTTTGTAATAGTACATATGAAAACGACTGAAAAAAACACAATCGTTTTTACCAAATCCATCTAAACCTTCCATAAGCCAATTGTTCCATAAAAATGAACAATATGGGCAAATTGGCAGATTTAAACTCTTCTTTTATTCTATCAAACCAAGTCTTTTTTTCAAGTGTTTTTTATGAACTCGATGATTTTTTTGTGATTTTTTACTTATTTGTAAATAGTTCTTAATATCACTCTTAAACACTATCGTATAGACTATTGGATAGATAGAATTGTCATGTCATTACTAAATTATAGTCTTTTTTGGTTGAAAAAGAAAGTTTTTTTGGTTAATTATGTCACCCGAGGAGATGTATAGCACTATTGGTGTGTTCCCTTACTAAGTATTCTTTATAAACGAACCAATCTCTCTATCTATCTCACTCCCTCATTTTCGTTCCATTTTATACTAGTCCTTATGTATCCATTGAATGTGTTTATGGCAAATGATACAATGAAGGGCAGTGTGGGAAGGGTGGAGAAGGCGGTTTTTCGTCATTCTCTCTTTTATTTTTTTCTACTTATTCCTCTTTACAGATGATGAATAATAGACAGGACATCTCATTCTCCACAACAAAAAAGGTTCGAGAAAATCAAGCCTTGCATGAAGGAGGAAATGAGAAGGAGGAAACCAATTGAAAGTAGTTATTTCCGGCTTTTACGGCCTTGGCAATACCGGGGACGAAGCGATATTGGAAGCGATTCTCGATAACTTGCGCAACGAGATTGACGAGGTGGATATCACCGTTTTTTCCTTTTCCCCGGAGAAAACGGCAAAACGCCACAATGTCCGGTCCGTGTACCGCGGGTGGCGCCGTGAAAATAAACAAAAAGTACAAGCTTTAAAGAAGGCGGATTTATTGATTTCCGGAGGCGGCGGTCTCCTTCAGGACACGTATCCGACGAAATTTTTGTTCGGACCGCTTCCTTATTATTTATTGATCGTGTTTTTAGCCAAGTTGTGCGGAGCAAAAGTCATGTTTTTCTCCCAGGGCATTGGTCCCGTCAATACGACATGGGGAAAAATTCTCATGAAAGTCTTTGCCAATATGGCCGATTTCATCACAGTAAGAGATCCATTTTCAAAGGAGCTTCTCCACAAACTCGGTGTTAATAGGCCGGAATCAGTGGTAACGGCAGATATCGTCTTTGCCTTTCACCAAAAGGAGGACAGCGCCTGTTTGGACAGCTTGCCGTTAAAAGGCGGGGAGCGATTGGTCGCGGTCAGTGTCCGCCCTTGGTTCGGAGATACGTCTTATTACGGGCATATCGCCCAAGCGCTGGATAGCCTGATCGAATCCGAAGGCGTCACTCCTGTCTTCGTCCCGATGGAAGGGCATTATGATGTCCGAGCCTCTGAAAAAGTCCGGCAGCAGATGAAACATCGTGATCAAAGCCTTCTGCTTGGACCCGACTTTACCCCTAATCAGTATTTGAATTTTATCTCAGCTTGCGAAATGACGATCGGACTGCGTCTGCATTGCTTGATTTTTTCCTGTTTGGCAGGTGTTCCCCATATCGGGATCAGCTATGACAAAAAGGTCGAAAGTTTACTGAAGCGTTCCGGGATGTGGGACTATTCCTTCACACTTGAAAACTTGGATCCGGAAAAACTGGCGGATAATGCCCGGGAAGTATTGCAACGCCAGGAAGAACTGAAAGAGATGATCCGTGAGAATGCCGCAGAAATGCGCAGCGAAGCGATGAAAAATATCGATTTGCTGAAGGAACGTTTTGGCCAGTAGCAGTCTCTTTTTCAAGACCGTATCGGACAGAAAAAAGTCCTGCGGGATCACCGTCCCTGATGTCCGGTTGGTCCAACAAGCGATCATTGTGGATGAGAAAAATCGCCACTGACTGAAGTTTTAGTTTACCAGTCCACTCCGAAACGTGCAGATGCAAGCTCTTCTGCACGTTTCCTTACTTAAGAGGTGTCATTCATGTCATTGAAAAAAACAGCCATTTGGCTGACGATCTTGGCTGTGGTGGTGAAGCTGTCCGGTTTTGTCCGGGAGAGCATCATCGCCCACCAGTTTGGGGTCAGCCAATATACAGACGGGTATTTGCTTGCGTTTTCGTTTATTACGTTGGCGCTCGCCATGATTTCGGGCGGATTCAATAATGTGTTCCTTCCTATGTACGTCCAGCAGCTGAAAGAACAGCCAAAGCAGGCGGAACGAAACGCGAACGGAGTGATGAACTGGACGGTGCTCATTTTCCTTGTGGTCACCGTGACCGGCTATTTCTTCGTTCCCGACTTTGTCCCTTGGATTTACGGGGACATGAAGCCGCAAACGAAGGAAACGGCGATTGCCGTTACCCAATTTTTCTTCCTGTTTATGAGCTTTATTGCGCTGAGCGGAATATTGGATTCCTATTTGCAGGGCCGAAGGGTGTTCGTTCCGTCACAAATCGCCAAACTGCTGCAAACGATCATGGGCGTCGCCTTTGCCTTTTTGTTTTCAGAAAAATGGGGAATTAACAGTCTTGCCTACGGGTTTATTTTCGGAACCATTTTAGGAACGATTCTTCAGCTGGCCTATTTGTTCCGGACAGGGTACCGCTGGAGTCCGGTTTGGAAAGTCGAACGCGAATTTCGCAAGACTTTTCTTGTGTTGCTCGTCCCCTCTTTATTGAACTCGGTTGTGGGGCAAATTAACGTGTTCGTCAATAAGGCGTTTGCGTCTGACATTAAGGGAGCCGTCACCTATTTAAACGACGCTTCGCTCATTACCTCCATCCCCCAAACCGTCTATGCGACATCGATTGCGGTGATTATTTTTACGCTGTTATCTGAACAGCTGGATAATCAAAAAAAATTCCAAGACACGTTTTTCTTAGGAATGCAGCTGTCGCTTTTAACTTTAATGCCCATCACTGCATGGCTGATCGTGGCAGGACGGGAAACGATTGCGTTTATTTTTGAACGCGGCAAATTTACGGCCGCGGACACGTATCAAACCTATCTGGCGCTCGTGTACTATTTGCCAACCATCGTGACGCAAGGTCTGCAATATATTGTATCGAAGTCAATGTACGCTCGGGGAAAAACTGCGATCGTATTCCGAATCAGCGTGACGACTATCGCATTAAATGCGATTTTAAACTGGCTGTTTATCAAGCCATTCGGCTATCCGGGCTTAGCATTGACCAATTCGATTGTGTCCGTTTATTACTTGGTTGCTACCGCCGCTTTCATGTACAAAGATTTTGAACCCGGCGAAAAGCGGAGGCTCTTTGTCCTGTTCGGAAAAGTATTGCTGCCAACAGTCGTCATGATCGTGCCGCTGTACTTGTTCAAGCTCTATGTACCGATCGATCATCTCTACTCGCTTTGGCAGCTGGCCATCCTTGGCATACTTGGAGCCGTTCTTTACATAGTCGGGCTGTATGTATTCTACCGAGAAGGCTATCACCAGCTCGTGGGCATCGTGAAAAGAAAAATGCGGTCGTAGTTGGCGAAAATCAGCATCGAACTGTTTGTTTAGTAGAACTTCCGCCCTAAGAAAGAAGGCTGTCCCCATCCGTTCATCGGCTTTGAGGACAGCCTTTTTCTGCTTTTATAGATTCTATTCTTCAGCACCATAGCTTTCGATCATATTGGCGATATGAGTATAAGCGCCGCCGGCCGCTACAGCAGCCGCAACAAGGATGGCTTCGGAAAGCTGTTCTTTCGTTGCGCCTGCTTTTTCAGCATTTTTGGAATGCACATCGATGCAATAAGGGCACTCCGTAATATGAGCAACCGCTACAGCAATCAATTCTTTCAATTTGGCAGACAGTTTGCCCGCTTGTGAACTACCCTCCACTTATCAACCTTACGGTTTGATTGAAGTGGGGGCTTCTCGGGTAATCCCGTCTAATGACAGAAAATTGACCGAGCTAACCCTCTCGTTCCGAAAGTTATTATTCTTTATGCTAATAAGCGTAATCCCTCATTTTTGATATTGATTGCTGAATTGTGATCGCGATCTAATACAAAGCCGCAAGAACATTTATATACACGTTCAGATAATGGCATTTCTTTTTCCTTGCCGCAACATGAACACTTCTTAGTGGAGGGAAACCACTTATCAATTTTCACAAGTTGTTTCCCCTGTTCTTTTAGCTTATACGCTAAGAAAGTAGTGAACATCCCCCAGCCGTTATCATGAACGCTTTTTCCAAAGTTGAGGGCTTGAGACATGCCTTTCATGTCTAAGTCCTCAATAATCACAGCGTCATAGTTTGTTGCTAATTCTTTTGACTTATGATGAAGAAAGTTTCTGCGCTGATTCGCTGTCTTTTCATGTAGCTTAGCCACTTTCAGGTGTTGTTTTTCCCATCTTGCAGAACCTTTCTTTCTTCGAGAAAGAATTCGTTGTGCTTTTGCTAATTTATCTAAGGCTTGCCGATAGTAACGTGGGTAATTGGCTTTCTTACCCTGTTCACTCTCGACATATAGACCATCCATAGCAAAATCCAAACCAACAACTTTCTGTATTTTAACTGGACGAATATCTTTCTCATATTCTGTCAAAATTGAAATGTAGTATTTGCCTGTCTTTGTTTTAGAAATAGTGCAAGATTTGATTTTATAATCAGCAGGTATCTCTCTATGCTGTTTCATTTTTATTGGCTTTTTGATTTTTGGCAGTTTGATATGACCATTTTCTAGCTTAATATTTCCGTTGACCATATTAGTTGTATAGGATTGTTTTGCTTTACGATTTTTGAACTTTGGAAAATCCGCATTTCCTTCAAAGAAATTCTTATAAGCAGTCTGTAAGTTCATTTGTGCATTTGCCAAAGCTAAAGAATCCACTTCTTTTAGGAATGGAAATTCACTTTTATATTTTGCAGGGGTCGGAAACTTTTGCTTTTTAAGCAATTCTTTATCATCCTTGAACTTTTCATACGTTTCTTTGCGTTCAGCTAACATCTTATTGTAGACAAAGCGAACACAACCAAATGTCTTAGCTAATAATGCGGATTGTTCTTTGTTTGGTAACAAACGAAACTTGAAAGCTTTGTTTTGCTTGGCCATATCAATTCACCTCACTTTGTGCGGAAAAATTTCGTATATATTGATTATATCGTAAAAAATCCGTACAATCAATATGAGGTGATAATCATGAGAGAAGAGAAAGAACGTGTAGAAATTCGTATGCCTAAGACGATATTAGAAAAATTGGAGCAATATCAAAAAGAAAATGGGATTCCAACTAGAACAGCCGCAATCTTAGAATTGTTGAGAAAGGGATTGGAAAAATAACTTTGGCTAAAGCCAACCGAAATTCATCTCCCACCTACTCATTGGTGCTATTCGCACCTTCACATTCCTAGAGGATGGGAGACTTCTTTCGGAAAGACGTTAAATTGATCAAATGCTTGCGCCTGTTCCGGCGTCCATTCATTTAATTTGGCAAGATGACGCAATGTTCCTTTTTCATAAAGCGACATCCTTAATCCCCCCTTGTTTTCCATTACTAGCCTTTATTATAGTCGACATATTCTAAAAAGAATATGAATATGCCTGTAGATCTCATTTCTCTCCGCTACCCGAAGCGTAAATTTATTGCAGAGCCGCTGACTCCAAGCTTTCCGTCCGCACTCACTAAAAGCGCACAAAAAAGCTGACCCTTCAATGTCGGGTCAGCTTCAAGATGAGGCATTATTTACCGGCAATCGGCAAAATATCGACGTAAGCGCCGGAAACATAGACGCCGTCTTTATATTGATCGGCAAATTTTAATACATCGGAATAGATTTTATACCAAGAGCCGGATGTTCCGATAATTGTCACCGGCATTCCCAGTTTATTGTATTCAAATAACAGCGTGCTGGAAGAAACTTTCGGTTGGGATCGGACATTTAATCCATCATTTGGATCATAGCCATCCGTCAAACCGATTGAATATCTACCGAAATCCTTGCCGCCGAGCATTTTATCGATGCTATACATATGGCGGGCCAGTTTTTCGCCCCAGAACATATCGGAAGCATATTTGACATTAAAGCCCGTTCCCTTGTTGCCCGGAACAGCACCGTTTGCTCGAAAATCTCCGAAAGAAAGATAGCTGTCATTGAATTTTTTCGCCAATGCATCCACACTGGCTGCCGGCGATGGAAAAGGATTGGCCTGATTCGGATTGCTGTCGACGGCACCATAGCCGAATAAATTATTTTTTTGTTGGGCTATGTCGCTTAATCCATACTGACTTTCATTAAATGCCAATCCTAGAATTAACAACGCATTAATATGTTTCTCGGATTCTACTTTTTTCAAATGGCTGCCGAGGCCGATCAGCTTGCTTCTTTTCGTTGCATCTTTATAGATGGCATTTTGAGGGGTTGGATTTTGTTGATACAGTTTTTCCAGATCCGCCAATTTGTTCATAATCGCTTGATCCAGCTGTGCAGCGGTATAGCTTGTCGGAGTTCTGGCTGATAAAAATTGAAAATATTGGCAGGCTGTTCCGACTTTTCGATGATTGGCATCATAAAACGTATAGCCGTCCCAGCTGTAATAAGGCTGCCCTTCCTTTAAAAAGCTAGGCGCTTTTCCGACTGTATAAGATGTGTAGTAGCTGCTATTCCCTGTGTCGACGTACAAATAATGGACCAGCTCTCCGTTTTTGGCTTGATAGTAGTTTTGCCCCGGCGCAGCGCCGTCCGGCTCCAAAAGAACGTCTTGCGGGGAGGCGTATAACTGC of the Bacillus smithii genome contains:
- a CDS encoding RNA-guided endonuclease TnpB family protein, whose product is MAKQNKAFKFRLLPNKEQSALLAKTFGCVRFVYNKMLAERKETYEKFKDDKELLKKQKFPTPAKYKSEFPFLKEVDSLALANAQMNLQTAYKNFFEGNADFPKFKNRKAKQSYTTNMVNGNIKLENGHIKLPKIKKPIKMKQHREIPADYKIKSCTISKTKTGKYYISILTEYEKDIRPVKIQKVVGLDFAMDGLYVESEQGKKANYPRYYRQALDKLAKAQRILSRRKKGSARWEKQHLKVAKLHEKTANQRRNFLHHKSKELATNYDAVIIEDLDMKGMSQALNFGKSVHDNGWGMFTTFLAYKLKEQGKQLVKIDKWFPSTKKCSCCGKEKEMPLSERVYKCSCGFVLDRDHNSAINIKNEGLRLLA
- the csaB gene encoding polysaccharide pyruvyl transferase CsaB, which produces MKVVISGFYGLGNTGDEAILEAILDNLRNEIDEVDITVFSFSPEKTAKRHNVRSVYRGWRRENKQKVQALKKADLLISGGGGLLQDTYPTKFLFGPLPYYLLIVFLAKLCGAKVMFFSQGIGPVNTTWGKILMKVFANMADFITVRDPFSKELLHKLGVNRPESVVTADIVFAFHQKEDSACLDSLPLKGGERLVAVSVRPWFGDTSYYGHIAQALDSLIESEGVTPVFVPMEGHYDVRASEKVRQQMKHRDQSLLLGPDFTPNQYLNFISACEMTIGLRLHCLIFSCLAGVPHIGISYDKKVESLLKRSGMWDYSFTLENLDPEKLADNAREVLQRQEELKEMIRENAAEMRSEAMKNIDLLKERFGQ
- a CDS encoding ribbon-helix-helix protein, CopG family, with product MREEKERVEIRMPKTILEKLEQYQKENGIPTRTAAILELLRKGLEK
- a CDS encoding S-layer homology domain-containing protein, which produces MKMRRRMLLMMMFLLVFSAAVPPQPSRAASDDISGITLEKEMRDLIARGIISGYGNGSYKPGKKVTRGEFAKFISSALKLDMTNTSNVFKDVSPNSALAPGINAAAKVNIIKGRTDGTFHPDDTITRKEMAVMIKRAIQYLNVPLETGSTKFTDISNLQDEFKTAIAEIAQANIIHGYQINGKWVFQPDKEATRAEAAAFISRMLSYVENYNESGPGGNEPAPVKNPYETAVVSNHEVKPTGKSYKTFDEAKDAMNAGQLDAVTYNGRVVYMKSGIVVPDRSTLQKLIYLYSDASLKTQYTYVTTDPLYSTEMKYLTSTENYVKVEVGGKQLYASPQDVLLEPDGAAPGQNYYQAKNGELVHYLYVDTGNSSYYTSYTVGKAPSFLKEGQPYYSWDGYTFYDANHRKVGTACQYFQFLSARTPTSYTAAQLDQAIMNKLADLEKLYQQNPTPQNAIYKDATKRSKLIGLGSHLKKVESEKHINALLILGLAFNESQYGLSDIAQQKNNLFGYGAVDSNPNQANPFPSPAASVDALAKKFNDSYLSFGDFRANGAVPGNKGTGFNVKYASDMFWGEKLARHMYSIDKMLGGKDFGRYSIGLTDGYDPNDGLNVRSQPKVSSSTLLFEYNKLGMPVTIIGTSGSWYKIYSDVLKFADQYKDGVYVSGAYVDILPIAGK
- a CDS encoding S-layer homology domain-containing protein, translating into MAYQPKSYRKFVATAATATLVATAVTPAFAAENLPFGDVNKNYAEAVGALYSKNIVKGVSKTEFGTYKPLKRGDAAVIIAKALELDTKNAPDAGSKM
- the murJ gene encoding murein biosynthesis integral membrane protein MurJ, with the protein product MSLKKTAIWLTILAVVVKLSGFVRESIIAHQFGVSQYTDGYLLAFSFITLALAMISGGFNNVFLPMYVQQLKEQPKQAERNANGVMNWTVLIFLVVTVTGYFFVPDFVPWIYGDMKPQTKETAIAVTQFFFLFMSFIALSGILDSYLQGRRVFVPSQIAKLLQTIMGVAFAFLFSEKWGINSLAYGFIFGTILGTILQLAYLFRTGYRWSPVWKVEREFRKTFLVLLVPSLLNSVVGQINVFVNKAFASDIKGAVTYLNDASLITSIPQTVYATSIAVIIFTLLSEQLDNQKKFQDTFFLGMQLSLLTLMPITAWLIVAGRETIAFIFERGKFTAADTYQTYLALVYYLPTIVTQGLQYIVSKSMYARGKTAIVFRISVTTIALNAILNWLFIKPFGYPGLALTNSIVSVYYLVATAAFMYKDFEPGEKRRLFVLFGKVLLPTVVMIVPLYLFKLYVPIDHLYSLWQLAILGILGAVLYIVGLYVFYREGYHQLVGIVKRKMRS